In Drosophila simulans strain w501 chromosome 3R, Prin_Dsim_3.1, whole genome shotgun sequence, a single window of DNA contains:
- the LOC27207192 gene encoding UDP-xylose and UDP-N-acetylglucosamine transporter: MYLSIRAISAICGVFLGCCSGVVFLELLVKLDPGAGNLITGAQFAFIALEGFIFTSKFGLAQRVISLRDYALLVAMFFLTSVCNNYVFKFNVPMTLHMIIRGGSLISNMCLGTLILKRSYRLSQYISVLMISVGIFVCTYFSSPDLVGKRENLDSGAETDTFWWLLGVALLVLALFVSSYMGITQELLYRRHGKCAREALYYTHLLPLPAFLLMHDDIRTHWLLAFAGESYQLPLLGVAVPLILLYLLGNVLAQHLCISSVYTLTTECSSLTVTLILTLRKFISLVFSIMYFRNPFTWWHWLGTALVFVGTLMFANVIRVPKWKNQAVKRE, from the coding sequence ATGTATTTATCCATCCGCGCTATTTCGGCCATCTGCGGCGTTTTCTTGGGCTGCTGCAGTGGCGTCGTCTTCCTGGAGCTCCTGGTTAAACTGGATCCCGGCGCTGGAAACCTTATAACTGGCGCCCAGTTTGCATTTATTGCCCTCGAGGGCTTCATTTTCACCTCGAAGTTTGGCCTGGCTCAGAGAGTGATCAGCTTGCGCGACTATGCGCTTCTTGTGGCCATGTTTTTTCTGACCAGCGTGTGTAACAACTACGTGTTCAAGTTCAATGTTCCAATGACACTGCACATGATCATCCGCGGCGGTTCGCTGATCTCCAACATGTGCCTGGGCACGTTGATCCTGAAGAGGAGCTACCGGTTGAGTCAGTACATATCGGTGCTCATGATCAGCGTGGGCATTTTTGTCTGCACATATTTCTCCAGTCCGGATTTGGTGGGTAAGAGGGAGAATTTGGACAGTGGCGCCGAGACGGATACGTTCTGGTGGCTGTTGGGCGTGGCACTCTTGGTGCTGGCTCTATTTGTGTCCTCCTACATGGGCATTACCCAGGAGTTGCTGTATCGACGTCATGGCAAGTGCGCCAGGGAAGCGTTGTATTACACCCACCTGTTGCCACTGCCCGCCTTCCTGCTCATGCATGACGACATACGGACGCACTGGCTTTTGGCGTTCGCTGGCGAATCCTACCAGTTGCCACTCCTGGGCGTGGCAGTGCCACTAATCCTGCTGTACTTATTGGGCAACGTGCTGGCGCAGCATTTGTGCATCAGCTCCGTTTACACCCTGACCACGGAATGCAGCTCACTGACGGTGACTCTGATCCTCACACTCCGCAAGTTCATCTCGCTGGTCTTTTCGATCATGTACTTCCGTAATCCATTCACCTGGTGGCACTGGCTGGGCACCGCGCTGGTCTTTGTGGGCACCTTGATGTTTGCAAATGTGATCAGAGTTCCGAAATGGAAAAACCAGGCTGTGAAACGGGAATAG
- the LOC6730017 gene encoding uncharacterized protein LOC6730017 yields MCEKVTARCTWPQLSGNGLDQLVATRLSDEDVFVKPDLDDVIDEDRAVLFSMQSADPPPPCELRFQIPNRFKIAALTLICSAPKVELFIGPLQEYCETIYGTCVDEEDPEVAVRPYRYDMEIDRSGINDLNLKMLTSASEICVYGALLQVAPNPNGITTQMPRPMDAQRIQELLQRGGTSPLKKEEQAEKFEQFMSLMKGYSPRAKEQAQEAASPSNDVAILKEHIDMRFEKLTQLVSKRLDNFEAQQTEKLNKIIALLEKEK; encoded by the exons ATGTGCGAAAAGGTCACCGCGCGCTGCACTTGGCCCCAACTGTCGGGCAACGGGCTGGACCAACTGGTGGCCACCCGCTTGTCCGACGAAGACGTCTTTGTGAA GCCCGACTTGGACGATGTGATCGACGAGGATCGCGCCGTGCTGTTTTCCATGCAGTCGGCGGATCCGCCGCCGCCTTGTGAGCTGCGCTTCCAGATCCCGAACCGCTTCAAAATCGCCGCGCTCACCCTGATTTGCAGCGCTCCCAAGGTGGAGCTGTTCATTGGACCCTTGCAGGAGTACTGCGAGACCATTTACGGCACTTGCGTCGACGAGGAGGACCCAGAGGTTGCGGTGCGACCCTATCGCTATGACATGGAAATCGACCGATCCGGGATAAATGACCTAAACCTGAAGATGCTCACCTCGGCCAGCGAAATCTGCGTTTACGGAGCCCTGCTCCAGGTGGCGCCGAATCCCAACGGCATAACCACCCAGATGCCCAGGCCAATGGATGCGCAGCGAATCCAGGAGCTGCTGCAAAGAGGGGGCACGAGTCCCTTgaagaaggaggagcaggccGAAAAGTTCGAGCAGTTCATGAGCCTGATGAAGGGCTATTCCCCGCGGGCGAAGGAACAAGCCCAGGAGGCAGCATCGCCTTCCAACGATGTCGCAATCCTCAAGGAGCACATCGACATGAGATTTGAGAAGCTGACGCAGTTAGTGTCCAAGAGACTGGACAATTTCGAGGCCCAGCAGACGGAGAAGTTGAACAAAATTATTGCCTTgctggaaaaggaaaaataa
- the LOC27209439 gene encoding phosphoglycerate mutase 1, with translation MGGKYKIVMVRHGESEWNQKNQFCGWYDANLSEKGQEEALAAGKAVKEAGLEFDVAHTSVLTRAQVTLASILKASGHKEIPIQKTWRLNERHYGGLTGLNKAETAAKYGEAQVQIWRRSFDTPPPPMEPGHPYYENIVKDPRYAEGPKPEEFPQFESLKLTIERTLPYWNDVIIPQMKEGKRILIAAHGNSLRGIVKHLDNLSEDAIMALNLPTGIPFVYELDENFKPVVSMQFLGDEETVKKAIEAVAAQGKAK, from the exons ATGGGCGGCAAGTACAAGATCGTGATGGTGCGCCACGGCGAGTCCGAGTGGAACCAGAAGAATCAGTTCTGCGGCTGGTACGACGCCAACCTCAGCGAAAAGG GTCAGGAGGAGGCTCTAGCCGCCGGCAAGGCCGTCAAGGAGGCCGGCCTGGAGTTCGATGTGGCCCACACCTCGGTGCTGACCCGCGCCCAGGTGACGCTGGCTAGCATCCTGAAGGCCAGTGGCCACAAGGAGATCCCCATCCAGAAGACCTGGCGCCTGAACGAGCGCCACTACGGTGGACTCACTGGCCTGAACAAGGCCGAGACCGCCGCCAAGTACGGCGAGGCCCAGGTGCAGATCTGGCGTCGCAGCTTCGACACCCCGCCACCACCGATGGAGCCGGGCCATCCGTACTACGAGAACATCGTGAAGGATCCCCGCTACGCCGAGGGTCCCAAGCCGGAGGAGTTCCCCCAGTTCGAGTCTCTCAAGCTGACCATCGAGCGCACACTGCCCTACTGGAACGACGTCATCATTCCCCAGATGAAGGAGGGCAAGCGCATCCTGATCGCCGCCCACGGCAACAGCCTCCGTGGCATCGTCAAGCATTTAGACA ACCTCTCTGAGGACGCCATCATGGCCCTGAACCTGCCCACGGGCATTCCGTTCGTCTACGAGCTGGACGAGAACTTCAAGCCGGTGGTGTCGATGCAGTTCCTCGGCGACGAGGAGACCGTGAAGAAGGCCATCGAGGCCGTTGCCGCCCAGGGCAAGGCCAAGTAA
- the LOC6739788 gene encoding eukaryotic translation initiation factor 2D, with product MFLKPYRPKSSAALKGSDSKKFRQRVEAAFPHVSVDQLVPAKAAVTQVKILTHGGVQSVVYCVDKLPLFFELDGGQLVPTLYTLWIVPDILPYFTTHEGVLPKLTNGADLMLPGVVPLGVGLSMYGHFKKGQLMAVNLTNNKSAVGVGQLARSSDDLYMCGGHGVAIKMLHLFGDKLWSHEPSLVQQIPLVKTKALSGEDFPALGSEAERRKAASPATPAPVSFASVAQTEELETETAAMTLESQEGPESDEEAAEEASPELILKNAFLSALKNNGKKLPLPLLTSNFYRLYVVTEATEQIDLKKTRYKKLSNFLAEMVDQGFIVVREESKGVDKITSVDLEHPEVVNFITDVKAGEANGAASETPLFHSELKEMYVVTDVTAAFFTKLNYKRGEGIPAGQIKKIVREYVSKHGLLHPLTKLVRPDDTLIELYGNREASLSEMCSLITSKMEHSYQMCSGKDTSGKPLIQMSLATRSGNKKVTLVSNIEAYGIILAEFIKLCKQGAAASTSVVKLPHQKHEQLQIQGNQVRFVHTLLTETYKVPPKCILGLELAKDGKKNKKK from the exons ATGTTTCTCAAGCCGTACAGACCCAAGAGCAGTGCTGCCCTCAAGGGATCCGATAGCAAGAAGTTCCGGCAGCGCGTGGAGGCGGCGTTCCCCCATGTGTCCGTGGATCAGCTGGTGCCGGCGAAGGCGGCGGTTACCCAGGTGAAGATCCTCACGCACGGCGGAGTTCAGAGCGTGGTGTACTGCGTGGACAAGCTGCCGTTGTTCTTCGAGCTGGACGGCGGTCAACTGGTGCCCACCCTGTACACCCTGTGGATCGTTCCGGACATCCTGCCCTATTTCACCACCCACGAGGGTGTGCTGCCCAAGCTGACGAACGGAGCGGACCTCATGCTGCCCGGAGTGGTGCCCCTGGGCGTGGGACTGAGCATGTACGGGCACTTCAAAAAGGGACAGTTGA TGGCCGTAAACCTCACAAACAACAAATCTGCAGTGGGCGTGGGCCAGTTGGCTCGCTCCAGCGATGATCTGTACATGTGCGGAGGTCACGGTGTGGCCATCAAGATGCTCCACCTCTTTGGGGACAAGCTCTGGTCGCATGAGCCCAGTCTGGTGCAGCAAATCCCGCTGGTCAAGACAAAGGCCTTGTCTGGCGAGGATTTCCCTGCTCTTGGGTCTGAGGCGGAAAGGAGAAAGGCCGCCAGCCCAGCTACTCCCGCTCCTGTGTCCTTCGCTTCCGTGGCCCAAACAGAGGAACTGGAAACGGAAACTGCTGCTATGACCTTGGAAAGCCAGGAAGGCCCCGAGTCCGACGAAGAAGCCGCGGAGGAAGCGTCACCGGAACTTATACTCAAGAACGCCTTCCTCTCCGCCTTGAAAAACAATGGAAAGAAGCTGCCCCTGCCTCTGCTGACGAGCAATTTCTACAGACTCTATGTGGTCACGGAGGCCACGGAACAAATCGACCTAAAGAAGACGCGCTACAAAAAGCTCTCCAACTTCCTGGCCGAAATGGTGGACCAAGGCTTCATTGTGGTGCGGGAGGAGAGCAAGGGAGTGGATAAGATCACATCTGTGGACCTGGAACACCCCGAAGTGGTGAACTTTATAACCGATGTCAAGGCAGGCGAAGCCAATGGAGCGGCGTCCGAAACGCCCCTCTTCCACTCCGAGCTCAAGGAGATGTACGTAGTGACCGATGTCACGGCAGCCTTCTTCACCAAGCTAAATTACAAGCGGGGCGAGGGAATCCCGGCGGGTCAGATCAAGAAGATTGTGCGGGAGTACGTGAGCAAACATGGCCTCCTCCATCCGCTGACCAAGCTGGTGCGCCCCGACGACACTCTGATCGAGCTGTATGGAAACAGGGAGGCTTCGCTAAGCGAGATGTGCTCCCTCATCACCAGCAAGATGGAGCACTCCTATCAGATGTGCAGTGGCAAAGACACGAGCGGCAAGCCCCTCATCCAGATGTCCCTGGCCACGCGATCGGGCAACAAGAAGGTGACGCTGGTCAGCAACATCGAGGCGTACGGCATCATCCTGGCCGAGTTCATCAAGCTGTGCAAGCAGGGTGCCGCCGCCAGCACCAGTGTGGTGAAACTGCCGCACCAGAAACACGAGCAGCTGCAGATCCAGGGCAACCAAGTGCGATTTGTGCACACGCTGCTCACGGAAACGTACAAGGTGCCGCCCAAGTGCATCCTGGGTCTGGAACTGGCCAAGGACGGCAAAAAGAATAAGAAGAAGTGA
- the LOC6739787 gene encoding histone RNA hairpin-binding protein has product MLCEDQHMSVENTPQKGSGSLNSSASSISIDMKPTMQSWAQEVRAEFGHSDEASSSLNSSAVSCGSLAKKETSDGNLECKEGEGREMAFEFLDGVNEVKFERLVKEEKLKTPYKRRHSFTPPSNENSRSNSPNSSNSSANGDAAAPKGGNNQHARNANKSGYFRAHKEEKRVRHNSYTSSTSSSSSYTEADPAILSRRQKQIDYGKNTAAYERYVEMVPKAERTRDHPRTPNKHGKYSRRAFDGLVKIWRKSLHIYDPPTQARGTAKDSNSDSDSD; this is encoded by the exons ATGCTCTGCGAGGATCAGCACATGTCCGTGGAGAACACACCGCAGAAAGGCTCCGGCAGCCTGAATTCCTCAGCATCCTCAATTTCGATCGATATGAAGCCAACCATGCAGAGCTGGGCCCAGGAGGTCCGCGCGGAGTTTGGCCACAGTGACGAG GCCTCCAGCTCCCTGAATAGCAGCGCTGTCAGCTGCGGTtccctggccaaaaaggagacATCCGACGGTAATCTTGAGTGCAAAGAGGGCGAGGGCCGGGAGATGGCTTTTGAATTCCTGGATGGCGTCAACGAGGTAAAGTTCGAGCGCCTGGTCAAGGAGGAGAAGCTAAAGACGCCCTACAAGCGCCGACACTCGTTCACGCCGCCCAGCAACGAGAACAGTCGCTCCAACAGTCcgaacagcagcaactcctCGGCCAACGGAGATGCAGCTGCGCCCAAAGGCGGCAACAATCAGCATGCGAGGAACGCAAACAAGTCTGGCTATTTCAGGGCCCACAAGGAGGAGAAACGGGTGCGCCACAACAGCTACACGTCCTCCacatcatcctcctcctcgtacACCGAAGCCGATCCCGCCATCCTAAGTCGCAGGCAGAAGCAAATAGATTACGGAAAGAATACTGCCGCCTACGAGCGCTATGTGGAAATGGTGCCGAAGGCCGAGCGGACTCGCGATCATCCGCGCACCCCGAACAAGCACGGAAAGTACAGCCGCCGCGCCTTCGATGGTCTCGTGAAGATCTGGCGCAAAAGCCTCCACATCTACGATCCACCTACCCAAGCGCGCGGCACGGCCAAGGACAGCAATTCCGACTCGGATTCGGACTAG
- the LOC6730018 gene encoding 26S proteasome non-ATPase regulatory subunit 1 yields MSLTSAAGIISLLDEPMPDLKVFALKKLDNIVDEFWPEISESIEKIEMLHEDRSFPENKLAGMVASKVFYHLGSFEDALTYALGAGDLFDVNARNEYTETIIAKCIDFYIAQRVEFIENPKEASVVDERLEGIVNRMIQRCLDDNQFRQALGIALETRRMDTFKDAIMKSDDVRGMLAYAYNVTMSLIQNRGFRNEVLRCLVSLYRDLGVPDYVNMCQCLIFLEDPFAVAEMLDNLTRSSVETNNLMAYQIAFDLYESATQEFLGNVLQHLKNTAPIPTALPSTFKPQGTTSDDGTKSEGDKSKSEEDITEEKPADDKIERTIDSLNEVEKLHQKNIEKLISILSGEVSIDLQLQFLIRSNHADLQVLRGTKEAVRVSICHTATVIANAFMHSGTTSDQFLRDNLDWLARATNWAKLTATASLGVIHRGHEKDSLALMQSYLPKEAGPSSGYSEGGALYALGLIHANHGANIIDYLLQQLKDAQNENVRHGGCLGLGLAGMGTHRQDLYEQLKFNLYQDDAVTGEAAGIAMGMVMLGSKNAQAIEDMVSYAQETQHEKILRGLAVGISLTMFSRLEEADPLVTSLSSDKDPVLRRSGMYTIAMAYNGTGSNKAIRKLLHVAVSDVNDDVRRAAVTAIGFILFRTPEQCPSVVSLLAESYNPHVRYGAAMALGIACAGTGLREAIALLEPMVKFDPVNFVRQGALIASAMILIQHTDQSCPKSTFFRQLYAEVISNKHEDVMAKYGAILAQGIIDAGGRNATLSLQSRTGHTNLQAVVGMLAFTQYWYWFPLAHTLSLAFTPTCVIGLNSDLKMPKMEYKSAAKPSLYAYPAPLEEKKSEEREKVATAVLSIAARQKRRENADKKEDEKMDVDEDSKEGAAVKKDEEAKADEKMVTDEKPKKKDEKEKKKEEDKDKEPAGTSSEKDKEKDKKEKKEPEPTSEILQNPARVLRQQLKVLSVIDGQSYEPLKDVTIGGIIVFQHTGKAEDQELVEPVAAFGPMNDEEKEPEPPEPFDYIED; encoded by the exons ATGAGTCTTACGTCCGCCGCGGGGATAATTTCCCTACTCGATGAGCCAATGCCGGATCTTAAGGTGTTCGCCCTCAAAAAGCTGGACAACATCGTGGATGAGTTCTGGCCGGAGATCTCGGAGTCCATCGAGAAGATCGAGATGCTGCACGAGGATCGCAGCTTCCCCGAAAACAAGCTAGCTGGCATGGTGGCCTCCAAGGTGTTCTATCACCTGGGCTCCTTCGAGGACGCTCTGACGTACGCCCTGGGCGCTGGTGATCTGTTCGACGTGAATGCCCGCAATGAGTACACGGAGACCATCATTGCCAAGTGCATCGATTTCTACATTGCCCAGCGGGTGGAGTTCATCGAGAACCCCAAGGAGGCGAGTGTCGTGGACGAGCGGCTGGAGGGCATTGTGAACAGGATGATTCAGCGCTGTCTGGACGACAACCAGTTCCGCCAGGCTCTGGGCATCGCCCTGGAGACCCGTCGCATGGACACCTTCAAGGACGCCATCATGAAGTCGGACGATGTGCGTGGTATGCTGGCCTACGCATACAACGTGACCATGTCCCTCATCCAGAACCGTGGCTTCCGCAACGAGGTGCTGCGCTGTCTGGTCAGTCTCTACCGTGATCTGGGTGTGCCGGACTACGTGAACATGTGTCAGTGCCTCATCTTCCTGGAGGACCCCTTCGCCGTAGCCGAGATGCTGGACAACCTCACACGGTCATCGGTGGAGACAAACAATCTGATGGCCTATCAGATTGCCTTTGATTTGTACGAGTCGGCGACGCAAGAGTTTCTGGGCAATGTGCTGCAGCACCTGAAAAACACCGCTCCTATCCCAACCGCCCTGCCCAGCACATTTAAGCCCCAGGGTACCACCTCCGACGATGGTACCAAGTCGGAGGGAGACAAGTCCAAGTCTGAAGAGGATATCACAGAGGAGAAGCCAG CTGATGATAAAATAGAGCGCACAATCGATTCCCTTAACGAGGTTGAAAAGTTGCATCAGAAGAACATTGAAAAGCTCATATCGATCCTCTCCGGCGAGGTTTCCATCGACCTACAGCTCCAATTCCTCATCCGCAGCAACCACGCCGACTTGCAGGTCCTTCGAGGCACAAAGGAAGCGGTCCGTGTGTCTATCTGCCACACAGCCACTGTTATTGCCAACGCCTTCATGCACAGCGGCACCACCTCCGACCAATTCCTGCGCGACAACCTCGACTGGCTGGCCAGGGCCACGAATTGGGCCAAGCTGACGGCAACAGCTTCGCTTGGAGTAATTCATCGGGGTCACGAGAAGGACTCGCTGGCTCTCATGCAGAGCTATCTGCCCAAGGAGGCCGGTCCAAGTTCTGGTTACTCTGAGGGTGGTGCCCTGTATGCTTTAGGCTTGATCCATGCGAATCACGGAGCTAACATTATAGACTACCTGCTGCAACAGCTGAAGGATGCCCAAAACGAGAATGTGCGTCATGGCGGCTGCCTGGGACTGGGTCTTGCTGGCATGGGCACCCATCGCCAGGATCTGTATGAGCagctgaaatttaatttgtatcaAGATGACGCGGTTACCGGTGAGGCAGCGGGTATTGCCATGGGTATGGTCATGCTGGGCTCCAAGAACGCCCAGGCCATCGAGGACATGGTGTCGTATGCGCAGGAGACGCAGCACGAGAAGATCCTTCGCGGCCTAGCTGTTGGCATCTCCCTCACAATGTTCTCTCGTTTGGAGGAGGCCGACCCCCTGGTGACCAGCCTGTCTTCCGACAAGGATCCTGTGCTGCGCCGCTCGGGAATGTACACCATAGCTATGGCCTACAATGGCACTGGTAGCAACAAGGCCATCCGCAAGCTGCTACACGTGGCCGTCTCCGACGTGAATGATGATGTGCGTCGTGCTGCTGTGACTGCCATCGGCTTCATCCTGTTCCGCACTCCGGAGCAATGTCCCTCTGTGGTCAGCCTTTTGGCCGAGTCCTACAACCCGCACGTTCGTTACGGAGCCGCAATGGCTCTTGGTATCGCCTGTGCCGGCACAGGTTTGCGTGAGGCCATTGCCCTGCTGGAGCCAATGGTGAAGTTCGATCCGGTCAACTTTGTGCGCCAGGGAGCTTTGATCGCCTCTGCCATGATCCTGATTCAGCACACGGACCAGAGCTGCCCCAAGTCCACCTTCTTCCGTCAGCTGTACGCCGAGGTCATTAGCAACAAGCACGAAGATGTGATGGCGAAGTACGGTGCCATTCTGGCTCAGG GTATTATTGATGCTGGTGGCCGAAATGCTACTCTGTCCCTGCAATCCCGTACAGGACACACCAACCTGCAGGCAGTGGTGGGCATGCTGGCTTTCACCCAGTACTGGTACTGGTTCCCCCTGGCCCACACCCTTTCCCTTGCCTTTACACCCACCTGTGTTATCGGCCTGAACTCCGATCTGAAAATGCCCAAGATGGAGTACAAGTCGGCGGCAAAGCCCTCGTTATACGCATATCCCGCCCCACTGGAGGAGAAGAAGAGCGAGGAGCGCGAGAAGGTGGCCACCGCAGTTCTGTCCATTGCCGCCCGCCAGAAGAGACGCGAGAATGCCGACAAAAAGGAGGATGAGAAGATGGATGTGGACGAGGACAGCAAGGAGGGTGCCGCCGTCAAGAAGGACGAGGAAGCCAAGGCCGATGAGAAGATGGTAACGGATGAGAAACCCAAGAAGAAGGAtgagaaggaaaagaaaaaggaagAGGATAAGGACAAGGAGCCAGCTGGCACCAGCAGCGAAAAGGATAAGGAGAAAGacaagaaggagaagaaggagccAGAGCCGACCTCTGAAATCCTGCAGAATCCCGCTCGCGTTCTTCGTCAGCAACTGAAGGTCCTTAGCGTTATTGATGGCCAGTCGTATGAGCCGCTGAAGGATGTCACCATCGGTGGAATTATTGTATTCCAGCACACTGGCAAAGCAGAGGACCAGGAGCTAGTTGAGCCAGTTGCCGCATTTGGACCGATGAACGACGAGGAGAAGGAGCCGGAGCCCCCAGAGCCCTTCGATTACATCGAGGACTAA